The nucleotide sequence GCGCCGCATACTGCGATCGCTTGTAGCGATAATCGCGATCCTCATTTACCTTCCCCGGCGACACCACCTCCACCACCAACAGCGGCGCAGGCATCTCCTCCGTAATGGTGCTACGAGATTGACCTTGCAGCGCTAAAACCAGATCCTCTCCCAACACCATCAAGTCGGGAATTCGCACGCGCCCCGACACCACCAATTCCGTTCGCCCTTGACGTACCCAGTCAAAGGGAAATCGCCGCAACAGCTGAGCCACCAAATAGCTAGCAATCACGACATTTTCTTCGCTCTCGGGTGGCAGCTCAACAATTTCTCCATCCACAAACTCGCAGCGACTTTCCGGGCCAGCTTCCAGGCTCAGAAAATCCGCCAGCGTCAATTTCGTAGTGAGCATGACCCCGCATCCTCATCTGTGTCAGTGGCTCTATTCTACCGTCACGCTTTTCGCCAGGCTGCGCAGCTGCTCCCCGTCTAAGCTGGGTCGAGCAAACCTGTCACGTTTTCAATCGCCAGCGATCGCCTTACTCCGAACTCTCTGCAAACTGCT is from Leptolyngbya iicbica LK and encodes:
- a CDS encoding Uma2 family endonuclease; translation: MLTTKLTLADFLSLEAGPESRCEFVDGEIVELPPESEENVVIASYLVAQLLRRFPFDWVRQGRTELVVSGRVRIPDLMVLGEDLVLALQGQSRSTITEEMPAPLLVVEVVSPGKVNEDRDYRYKRSQYAARRIGEYWIVDPSRDRVTVLTLVDGLYEAQELMVSDTLTSPQFPGLSLDVAQILNPRGES